A genomic segment from bacterium encodes:
- the rpsO gene encoding 30S ribosomal protein S15 yields MVTIEERTKLIETYGKQPGDTGSPEVQIALLTQRINSLTDHFKANVKDHHSRRGLLMMVGKRRRLLDYLKKKNVEKYRELIGKLNIRR; encoded by the coding sequence ATGGTCACCATAGAAGAACGAACCAAACTCATCGAAACCTACGGCAAGCAGCCGGGCGATACCGGATCACCAGAAGTACAGATTGCATTGCTGACGCAACGTATCAACTCGCTGACCGATCACTTCAAAGCAAATGTGAAGGATCACCACAGTCGACGCGGTCTGCTCATGATGGTTGGAAAGCGTCGCCGTCTTCTCGACTACTTAAAGAAGAAGAACGTCGAGAAGTATCGTGAGTTGATTGGTAAACTAAATATCCGACGCTAA